CGGGACATTGTTTTATCTCTTCGTCAATTTCATCGCGAATGCGGGTGTGTATTCCCCTGCCAGCCTGGTGGCACTGATCCTGGTTTCAGTTTTTGCGTTCGGGTATTTGTTTTCGTACCAGCAACGCATCGTCGTGACGACGACCAATGGCGCGCAGGAGATGCCGGATTGGCCAGACTTTTTAGGTTGGGGAGATGTGTTTGGTCCGCTGATGCAGTTGATCATCATCCTGGCATTTTGTTTCAGCCCCACTCTGCTCATGGCGATTTTGGCGAGCAACCAACCATTCTTGAGTGGTTTGGTGGCGCCAACCATGGTGCTGGGATGTCTTTATTTCCCGATGGCGATCCTGGCGGTTTCCATGTTCGATACTGTGATGGCGCTAAATCCGGTCCTAATCATTCCTTCCATGCTGCGGGTGTATCGTGAATATCTGACTGCTTGCGGGGTGTTGTTGTTGATCCTGCTTTTGCAAGGCCTGGTGAATTTCTGCATGGACCAGTTCAAACATGCGATCGTGATTCCGAGCGTGGTATGCGGCTTTTTTGCCTGGTATTTCCTGACGGTGGAGATGCGGTTGTTGGGTGTCCTGTATCGGACGAAGAAGGCGGAGTTGGGATGGTTTAGAAAGTGAGGCGGGAGGTTGTTGCGTGTCGCGGTAAGTCAAGGTGTCCTGACCCTGCGGGGAACATAAACGGATATTTAAGATTGACTCGCCTCGAAGAACACTGATAGTTCTTTTTTTATGGGAAGTGCTAAACAGAGGAGGAAGGGTCAGTTCTTTGGGATTCACCTTGACTGCACCTTCAGGTTGATATTGCTGCTGGGCTTGATGCTGCCCATCGCAGTGGAGGCCCAATTCAATTTCACCACCAATAGTGGTGCGATTACCATCACGGGTTACACTGGTTCGGGCGGCGAGGTTGCCATCCCAAGCACTACCAATGGATTGCCGGTCACCACGGTCGGAAATAATTTATTTGAATTCCGCCGCTTCGTAACAGGCGTCACAATCCCCAACAGTGTCACCAACATCGGGGACCAGGCATTCGGTGATTGCACCGGTCTGACTAGCATCACGATCCCCAACAGTGTCACGAGTATGGGGTATTACACGTTTATGAACTGCACTAGCCTTACAAACGTGACGCTTGGCAGCAGCCTCACCAGGATTCGAGACTTTGCGTTCGCCGGGTGCCCCAAGCTGGCCAGCATCACAATACCCAGCAATGTTACCGGCATCGATTTCTTTGCATTCAATGGCTGCAAAAGCCTTGCCACCGTCACGATCTCCAGCGGTGTGATTAGCATCGGAGACTCCGCCTTCGGTGATTGTTCCAGCCTGACCGATGTCACGCTCCCCAGCAGCATCACCACCATCGGAATCTTCGCCTTCGGTGGTTGCTCCAGGCTGGCCAATATCTCAATTCCCAACAGCGTCACCAGTATCGGGGACTTTGCGTTCGAGAGTTGCGGCCTCACGAATATCATGATTCCCAGCAGCGTCACCAACATCGGGGTATCGCCATTTCGTGGCGGTTGGAGCCTGGCCACAATAAACGTGGATACGAACAATCCCGCCTATAGCAGCATTGCCGGGGTTTTGTTCAACCAGAGCCAGACAGTGCTGATCGAATACCCCGCCGGCGGGGCAGCCTCTTATACAATCCCCAGCGGTGTCATCTATATCGGAGACGATGCGTTCGAACAGTGTCCCAGCCTGACCAGCATCACGATCCCCAGCAGCGTCACGACCCTCGGCTACTATGCATTCGTTGATTGCTATAACCTGACCAACGTCGTGATGGCCAATGGCCTCATTACCATTGAAGACGATGCATTCTATTCCTGCACCAGCCTGACCAATCTCACGATTCCGGAGAGTGTCACGAGCATTGGATCCGAGGCATTCGGTTACTGCAGCGGGCTTACCGGCGTCTTTATCCCCAATAGCGTTACCAACCTCGCGGACTTTGCGTTCACCTGGTGCACCAATCTAACCAATTTCACCATCCCAAGCAGTGTGAGCAGCATCGGGGAGAATGCCTTCGAAAGCTGCAGCAGCCTGGCCAGCGTTACAATTCCCGACGGTGTCCTGAGCATCGGAAACGCTTCGTTCGTCGACTGCGCCAGCTTGGCAAGCGTCTCGATACCCAACAGTGTCACCAACATCGGAACCGGCGCATTTGCCGGGTGTAAAGGTCTCACCGCGATCATCATTCCCAACAGCGTTACCACCATCGGAGGGAATGGCTTCGCTGAGTGCAGCCTGACCAACGTCACAATCCCAAGCAGCGTTACCAACATCGGAAGCTTTGTCTTCAATGGGTGCACCAACCTGAGCGCGATAAACGTTGATGCGCTCAACCCCGCCTATAGCAGTGTGGATGGCGTCTTATTCGACAAGAGCCAGACCACGCTTATCGAATGTCCGGGCGGCAAAACCGGCAGCTTCACAATCTCCAATACTGTCACCAGCATCGGAGACTATGCATTCGTCTCCTGCATTTACCTAACTGGTGTCACGATTCCCAACAGCGTGACGAACATCGGGAGCTGGGCGTTCCAAGAGTGTCGCAGCCTGACTAACGTCGCGATTCCCAACAGCGTCACCATTATTAAAGATAGTGTATTCTTCGCCTGCACCAGCCTGGCTAGCGTCTCGATTCCCAACAGCGTCACCAGCATCGGAGACAGTTCGTTCTATGCCTGCACCAGCCTGGTCAGCATCACGATCCCCGGCAGTGTCACCCAAATCACGGCCTCTGCGTTCGAATACAGCCCCAGCCTGACAAGTGTTTATTTCGAAGGTAACGCCCCCAGTATTAATCCCGGGTATCCTTATTTATTTTACGGGGATAGCCATGTGACCGTCTATTACCTCCCCGGGACAACGAACTGGGGCGCGACGTATGGCAATGCTCCGACGGCGCCGTGGAACCCACACGCGCAGACCAGCGGAACCAGTTTTGGTGTGCGGACGAATCGGTTTGGTTTCGATATCACTGGTAGCAGTGGATTGATCATAGTTGTAGAAGCCTGCACGAATCTGGCCAATCCCGTTTGGATTCCGGTGGCAACCAACACACTCACTGGCGGTTCATCCTATTTCGGCGATCCACAGTGGACAAATTATCCCGGTCGTTTCTATCGCCTCCGCTCGCCATAAAGTGTTCGTTCGGCAAACCATTTATGACGCACTTCAAAATGAATTCGGAAACGGAGTGAGCGATTGAACCCCTCATCACAACCTTCTCCCCACTTGGGTGTGGAGAAGGAGAAGAAAGCGCGCCTGGAGCCTCCGGGACGGCCTCAATAAATGACATTCATTTTGGTGATTGTTCTAAGTCAATGGGTCGATCCCACTTATTTACACTGGCTAGGCGTGTGACCATGACTTTCAGGACCAAGTAATTTGGCGCGGTCAATTGGAACATAGCCTCGGAGTTGAACTACAAAAAAAGGTTAACGATACCCTTAAAAAATGGACAAGCGGATAAATTCCAAGGATTATCGCGAGCCGTCTTTATGAAGCAACTTGTCATTGTTCTCTTATTTTTAGGGGTTGTCAGCCATCATGGTCTTGCAACTGAACCATCTCCTCAGGATTTGGCTCGCCAATTAATCACGGCTTTCAATGCCGGTCAGAAAAATCAATTTACTCCGGCAGCACTGGCGACCAATGAATTGATTCTGCAGAAAGCTGAAAAGGACTATCCCGATGATCCCTCAATTCATTCCGCGCTTGGCGCCTGTTATATGGCCCAGGAAAACATGCCTGCTTGTGTCGGGAGTATGGAGAAAGCTTATGTTACCTCCAAGCACGATCCCAGGACAGGAATGATGTATGCGCTTGCTCTTAAAATGAACAAAGAGCTTTCGAAGGCATACTCTGTGGATAAGGAAATGGTGGCAGAACATCCTGACATTCCACAATTACAGTTCTCGCTGGCAACCCTCGAGATGACGATTCAAAAATACGATGAAGCAGTCGCGATTCTCGAGCCTTTATGGGCAAAAGCTCCAGCAAATCTGCCAGAGAAGGACAAGGGAACTATAAATTTTATGCTCGGACTTTGTTATCTCTATAATGGGCAACATGCCAAAGCGATCTCCTCTTTGGAAAATGCAAACTCCCACTTCCCGAATGCAGGCATGATTTATAATGTTTTAGGCGAGGCGTATTTGAAAGGCGGCGAACCAGACAAAGCAAAGGACTTTTTAGAAAAGGCATTGGCCATCAATCCCAAACTCCCATCAGCCCTGTATTATCGGGGCATTTGCCTTGAGCGCTCAGGCGATAGCGAGCATGCAAACAAGTGCTTCCAAGAGTGTTATAGGTTCGGGAAAGACTGGTTGCGGGATAATGGCGAGGACTATTATCTCATGGCACAAGTTTGCAGTAAGATTTCAAAGCAGGAAGAAGCCGATGATTACAGGAAACAGGCTTCGCAGTTGCTCTATACGTATCAGGCCCCTTGGAAGAAAAACTAGGATCACCTGCATTGCTGGTGAACGGGCTAATGCTGGGTATTTACTCATGCTACGGAAAGGTTAGAGCCTGCTTACGTGCGGCCGCTACGGGAGGGTTGATGGCTGGCCATGGGTTACAGTCGTTGGTCGCGTGCGCGGGTTCAGGGCGACGAAAGTGTAAAAGCAAGATCCGATTGCAAATCTGCGCTCGTTGGGGACCGTATTTGACCAAGCAGGTCGGGTATGTGGAGGTTGCCGGGGATTTGAAGGATTTAAGGTGCCCCTGCCCTTCGGCTGCATTGGTGGAGTGTGCCTGGATTTATTGACCGAAGGGGAATCATTAAAAGATTTCGATGCTATAAACGTGCCGCTCCTATGGAGCTTAAGAGAGGATGTGGGTTGGTTTGGATTGTGGGTGGAGGTATAAAAGGAGCGTGTTCGGCTGGATGTGTGAACGGGAAGCTCAGTCAATAATTTGGGGCGGCCCGTTGGGCCTCGTTTCCTCCTTGGACGTTTTCCCAGGCCTGCTGCCTGGGCTGGTTTGGAACGGCCCGTTGGGCCTGCGGAGGGGTGAGATTTTGCGTTGTTCCTTGTGGNTGGAGGTTATTCCAGATATTCAACGGTTAAAGGCACCGCGTGAACGCGGGACTTTCTGCCCGGATGGACGCGACGGGATTGTGGGGCCGCGGATGGCATATGGCCGAGGATAAGCGATGCTTAGGGAAGGCATGGT
This genomic stretch from Pedosphaera parvula Ellin514 harbors:
- a CDS encoding tetratricopeptide repeat protein; translation: MNYKKRLTIPLKNGQADKFQGLSRAVFMKQLVIVLLFLGVVSHHGLATEPSPQDLARQLITAFNAGQKNQFTPAALATNELILQKAEKDYPDDPSIHSALGACYMAQENMPACVGSMEKAYVTSKHDPRTGMMYALALKMNKELSKAYSVDKEMVAEHPDIPQLQFSLATLEMTIQKYDEAVAILEPLWAKAPANLPEKDKGTINFMLGLCYLYNGQHAKAISSLENANSHFPNAGMIYNVLGEAYLKGGEPDKAKDFLEKALAINPKLPSALYYRGICLERSGDSEHANKCFQECYRFGKDWLRDNGEDYYLMAQVCSKISKQEEADDYRKQASQLLYTYQAPWKKN
- a CDS encoding leucine-rich repeat domain-containing protein produces the protein MGSAKQRRKGQFFGIHLDCTFRLILLLGLMLPIAVEAQFNFTTNSGAITITGYTGSGGEVAIPSTTNGLPVTTVGNNLFEFRRFVTGVTIPNSVTNIGDQAFGDCTGLTSITIPNSVTSMGYYTFMNCTSLTNVTLGSSLTRIRDFAFAGCPKLASITIPSNVTGIDFFAFNGCKSLATVTISSGVISIGDSAFGDCSSLTDVTLPSSITTIGIFAFGGCSRLANISIPNSVTSIGDFAFESCGLTNIMIPSSVTNIGVSPFRGGWSLATINVDTNNPAYSSIAGVLFNQSQTVLIEYPAGGAASYTIPSGVIYIGDDAFEQCPSLTSITIPSSVTTLGYYAFVDCYNLTNVVMANGLITIEDDAFYSCTSLTNLTIPESVTSIGSEAFGYCSGLTGVFIPNSVTNLADFAFTWCTNLTNFTIPSSVSSIGENAFESCSSLASVTIPDGVLSIGNASFVDCASLASVSIPNSVTNIGTGAFAGCKGLTAIIIPNSVTTIGGNGFAECSLTNVTIPSSVTNIGSFVFNGCTNLSAINVDALNPAYSSVDGVLFDKSQTTLIECPGGKTGSFTISNTVTSIGDYAFVSCIYLTGVTIPNSVTNIGSWAFQECRSLTNVAIPNSVTIIKDSVFFACTSLASVSIPNSVTSIGDSSFYACTSLVSITIPGSVTQITASAFEYSPSLTSVYFEGNAPSINPGYPYLFYGDSHVTVYYLPGTTNWGATYGNAPTAPWNPHAQTSGTSFGVRTNRFGFDITGSSGLIIVVEACTNLANPVWIPVATNTLTGGSSYFGDPQWTNYPGRFYRLRSP